One Bemisia tabaci chromosome 4, PGI_BMITA_v3 genomic window, GTACAAACGCATGGATTCCAGCAGATTAAATCATTCTGTCATATCTTCTCTAGCACCTATTGCTACCAACACAAAATCCACAAACTACCTCTAGCAGGAGCTGCGCAAATCCGTCATTTCATGACCAGCTTAGGTTCGGTTGGGTCATACCACTATTTCGACTCTTAGGAGCTCGGGTGGCATAcctcgtaaaattgaaggcgcaccaaaGCGGTGGCATCGCTGAGCAAAGTTTACGCTAGGAAAAAACCCCGTATCAATAATCGAGAATTTCCACGCGAATGTTTTATTACTTTACCTGAGAGtgctcaaagagctgatttcggcgtattttgaataatttttcctgatttagaaattaattttaaaatagatCAATAACTGAGAAAATGCACCCCGTAGTGACGTCATCTTAAGACATTTTCCATATAAACGCATGGATTCCAGCAGATTAAATCATTCTGTCATATCTTTTCTAGCACCTATTGCTACCAACACAAAATCCACAAACTACCTCTACCAGGAGCTGCACAAATTCGTCGTTTCATGACCAGCttgggttcggttgggtcataccactattcgactcTTAGGAGCTCGGGTGGCATAcctcgtaaaattgaaggcgcactaatgCGGTAGCGCTACTGAGCGCAGATTTCGCTGGAAAACCCCTTATCAACAATgcagaatttgcatgcaaatgttttattgctttacTAAGAGTGCTCAAAGAGCTGACTTCgttgtatttttcatgattttttctgatatggaaaatagtattaaaatagatccaaaaatgataataaacgcaccaccttgtgacgtcatttgagggcatttcccatttaaacgcatgaaTTCCAGCGGATTAAATCATTCTGTCTTATCCTCTCCAATAATTTATGAACCACGGATATCCTTTAGTAGTTTCCACTAGACACGAAATGCATCAAATTTCacacacctgcaaattctccatttagaCTTGAACTCACAATTTTGATTTGAGGAAGCCGCGAGGAAAGAAAGGCGTCATCCCCCAAGGAAGCGATGTACCGTTTGGCAGCAGTGGCTATTTATGATGATACAATTTGTACAAGGAGTAATAAAAGGAAACGCAGACACGTGAAGCTGCGAAAGCTCTAGTAATCTGTATCATCAACGGATACTGATCGAGGATCACACTTCGAGTCTCTTCAATTTAGCTGTTGCCGGGCTGTTCCCCGTTAGCTTTGCATTATCGTTGCCCCTCTGGCtaaaaggcgtatctcgattgcacatgagccccaaaaagcatggatttataggTGAGGCTGGGCTCAAGtgcaaattgagatgagcccttTCGTCAgatgaacatatttatgctaaaaggaactatacgcatagggattgcgtgtaacatagttccttttagcatgaatacgacCAGATAGGCGATGTTAGATGCACTGCACATGGTGAGAAAGCTGTTATTAACGAGACGAAACTAAACAATACATGCGCAGGTGTGTGTTCCTCAAGCCTAACCCGGAAAGATTTCAGCCGGAAAATTTTAGGCACATTCAATGGccgaagtgtgaaaccacgtatctccgtttgcgacgttgcagacttccggttttattttgttttttctttgtaaaacttGTAAACGTGATTTCTGGAAAACTACCTCCATTTTTCTCCTccgtcagcagaatattctgtttaaTCATTAAGCTACATAGGTGGTTTGTTCCTCTTTAAGAACACAAAAAAGGAGATTAGATTTTGAAACAGCACAATAAAGATACGTTGTTTCAtactttggctatcgatatcCCGCTTCAACCCGTTATATCGATGCGATGTTTCATGGTTGCTTATGAATACCTACATGAGCCATCAGGTAGTAAGTAGTATCACATCagtgatttggacgtatttatgctaaaaggaactatgtgcataaggtttgcgtatgacatagttccttttagcataaatacgtccatttaaggtCCATTAGGTCTTATGTCATGCTagataaaaacgccgtatgggtattcaaacgttgccaagtttccttctggaatacatttatttttgtaaaaagttatGGATTTTTCCTCAagattttaagagtttttagGGTAAATTAAGAGCAAtattatctaaaatattttgaaagaaaaaaaaaaaaaaacatttataaatttccccgaaaattcgtcatttgcgaaggaaatttggcaacttctgaaagCTGATGCGCcattcttccttagcgtggcagtttTGTCCATGTATACAAAGTGCCTGTTACTTCGGAGGAATACATTATGGCTGAGTTATGGTTTATTCCACCGGGAGCACAGAAAAGGGGCGAAAAACGATGCGCAGCTGTTGCAACCCCTTGCGCCATTTTTGGTCTAACTCTTATCCTTCGTATTATTGTTACCCCACTAAAGGGGTCTCAGACTGAGAGGAAAAGCTCAGCTTCAGATATTGAACGTAGCACCGAACTTTTTCGGTTCTGGTAACTGGAGTTTTCGGTTATTGGAACTAACTGTTGGTCAGTTCCAAGCCAGGACCAAAGTTCAGTTTTTGTACCCAAAAACTTCGATTACTTCAGCTGAAAAATTGATATATTCTGGACCTAACTTTTTCCTCAGTGTGCAAGAGTCCCGGTGCCCCTCTTCCATCATAGGCACGGCTGTAGAGAAATTTCTGGGAGTGGCCCGGCTCCCATTTTTCCAAGAGGGGTGGATTTTCCGGCACAATGGAAAATCTTGTAGGGTTATTTTCTCTAGGAAATTCTAGACAATGACCACCCTTACATGCTTTTTCAGAACATTTGAGTGCATAGGTTGgctgccatttttgggtcctaaaagctctatgacctaacctccaaaattacagACAATTTTCACCACAAttaagggcttggaggacaaggcgcataagtgtaattcttgctatttcgagaaatacatgtttgaagtttcgaaattacatggatccttgcgGCGgacaaaaagttcaaactgactttttatgCTTAGAAActggaatttgagagcgaatttttcacagaatatgcattatgactagttttattgaaatctttaatatctcattttttttcaaaaactgcacttatgcgccttgtcctccaagcccctcgactCCACCGTCGCAATTTCCTCTCAAAAGCTGGCAACGGAACTTTCACTCATCCTCGCGGAGATTCCACGATCGGCAGACATCCCGACGTCCATCCGACGTCCGGCGGCGGAGCGGGTATAAAACCCGGCGACCACCTCGCTCTCCCCGCAGTCCGTTACCTCCTCACCAGCACAAAGCAACCACGATCCCCCATTCCGCGATGTTCCGTCCGTGTGTCTTCCTCTTAGCGTGTTCGCTGACCCTCGCCCTGGTGGCCGGGCAGTACTTCGGCGACGACGGTGGCGACGGGGGCCACCACGAGGACCACCACTACCACCACGAGCCGGCCCACTACGAGTTCCACTACGCCGTCCACGACAAGCACACCGGCGACATCAAGCACCAGCACGAGTCCCGGCACGGCGACACCGTCCACGGCGAGTACTCCCTCGTCGAGCCAGACGGACACATCAGGACCGTCAAGTACAACGCGGACCACAAGACCGGCTTCCACGCCCATGTTTCCCGCAAGGAATACCACTGAGAGGGCTCCGGTGCCGTGCGGTAAGTCTGTTTTTGGTTTTGAAGGAGGTGGGGTGATGCAAAAATGAGAGGCTTGGCTttcataagtgcagtttttgctacactggaaaaaaaagacgcttggatctagagtccagactcttaaaaacattgacaagaaaaaatactcttgattcaatccgactttttcttgaattgaGGAGCCAAGcatcttgatttaggcggatttcctcttgattcaagcaaaaagtctgcttgaaacaagagtattttttcttgtcaatgtttttaagagtctggactctagatccaagcgacttttttttccagtgtattttaagaaatacgtttcaaatttacatggagcctcatggcggaaaggaagtttaaactagCTTGtggatgctttaaagttggatttaagttgtgaatttttcacagaatattttctcAAACTATTTTTACTAAAgatcatgaatatctcaatgttttcaaatactgaactaatgtgccttgtcctccaagcccctcaaatgattttcattttgataGGCACTTCAGtaaaattccataaaaattaatggattttttttctctcgtatTTTGCATAATTAGCAGtggcaaatatttttaatctcTCGAAAATATCTACTTCCAACGTTGTATTCTCAAGGTTTTTTCGGGGCTCGTAAAAATCGTCCCTTTGATGAAGGGATACAAAAGACTCTTTTAAACCTCCTCTCTCAATGACAATGTAAACCAGATGGCGCTTGTTTATACAAATAGgctttagttccttttggcataaatacgtctatatTTTAATTGAGTGAGGTTAAAGGGAGCTTTCTGCATACCTTCACAAAACAGACAATTTTTACCAGCCGCgaattaaatttaataatataactTTGGTTATAAATCCTGtcaagggattacaatgatttccCGCTGCACATTCTGCAAGTTGCAAAGGAAAAAATCCTAGTGTACGTCTGAACCTACCTCGATCTTTGCAAAATCCTCAATATTCTTTCCTctgaattttgtgatttttccagTGGCAAATCAGTAAAGACCCATTGCAAAAATCTATTCTTTAAGTTATACTTTTTAatgtttacattgaaaaaactgCCCTCTTTCATAATCCGCTTCAAAAGCCTCCTCAAATCTCCCTCAGTCACGATGAAAATATGAATGGAATATTTTCGAGGCAAGAAGTTGTTTCTGGAACAACGATGAATACTGAGTCTatagtgaaactgcagaaatgtgtgTCTTGCTTCAAGGGGTTGCAAACctcttgtcatacttcattttatgCATGGGAAAGGAAAAGCTATTAAACGTCTTTATTTAAAACTTATTTagtgatttttctctcaatgaAAAGAATacatcaagaaaattttcaaaactctcgACAATTATAGTCCTAGAAGTTAGTTAAGAACGAATTTTAGGAGGTGAAATACTTTGATGCTGAAGATGTATTTTATATACTTAAATATATTTGTACTACACTGCACTACATCTTCATcgttgcagggccggatttagggggcggcaattttgcaattttttgaaatatatgtataagaaaaatcggattcggaAAACGAGAAGAGGCGAGAAAATCTCTCatctcctgagagtatagtaatttctaattttgtcgtattttggtgatacaagagacaggatctttaattagtcgagttaagagagaaaccaaacacgcaactTGTCCTAGAgcggcgcggtgcagagagcaatgatgacgaggacttgagatgaaaaggagaaaccctcgcctcggcgcggcagtcggcatattagcgcctacaagaccgcatgaatacttcacgcattgcatcaaaacacaatgcggtcagcagcgcagcggtcgacgtgaaacgcatggcgcctacacgactgtcggaatacttcacgcattgtgccaaacagagtgcggtcggcgcggcgcggcgcgacggtgGAGGTTAAagttattaaaccacatttatgtttgtactttcataattttttcgttcatttctcatacatggaaggccttgtccgcacaCAAAGATAAGTTTaccggaacttaactttcgggcaaagtttcgtgaaattttgctataGTATTGAcacggctttcacaaaaaatgtgcccaacaagagtaaacgcgttttatgcaaccccccctccccctccggcaagttcacttgatggtctctattgatgtttcaaaacgaatcagaagggggcggcaaaatacaggcggcccatgggcggcaattaagtaaatccggccctgaatcgTTGCAGATTTTGTTTCATTTGCGACTGCGACTGACATAAGATTATCTGAAGTAACTTCGGCGCTcactttttttcaacttaaaagtCTACAATCgtgaaaaatatgtttgatgATATCTGCTCATATCTACTTAAGTACAAGATCTATACTgatattctaaaaatatttgtgaatttttttggcgTTGTAATATGCAAATAAATTGCAATACtctctaaaaatgtaaaaaaatatatatttcatttttttgataaatatattttactgaAACTTATCCTCATTATTTCGTTAGAGAATTCCAATTGACCTTTTTGCGACGAGCGTTTGATGTTAGATTTTCTCATGAATCACGCGTTCAGTTTTTCCAACTTAGAGATGGAACCGTGAAGAATTCGTTTGACGAAATCTTCggacattttgaagaaaaaagccACCAATGCATTCGAAATCTaacacttgaaattttaatgttgcAGCGTGAGAACACGAAGGCGCATTGGAAACCCCTGATTAACGTCAACGACAGGACTTCGGAGGATTCCTTTTTCATAGTCATCTTTAAAGTTGGAGGTCACCTTGCGTTCCTCCATAGATGAACTATCATTCTGTGCGAATGGACTagcagacaaggtacgaatttaagcattttgatacatgtttctcatccaaagttttacgtaaaatacgattcgcgcgacgaaaattactaaaattaactcTTAACCAAGATGTTTGATGCtttttgaggcgtaaattcaaCTCAACTTTGTGTTCTGCGTttaattctggttaagaaacacgtatcagaattcTTAAGTTTGTACCTTGTTTACTAGTTCATTATAAAGTTCCTTTCTTGCACTTACTTATATGCTCCCGGCGGCGGAGTCATAAACGCCGCAAGTTCCTAAAATAATTCCAGCAGGTGCTTCAGTATACGAAAGTTCTTTCTTGTGAAAATAATGACTGAGAGACATTCAAAGGCGTTTTTCGAAGTGGGACATAACTGAGAATTTCCTAGCACGATCTCGTTTTCCTGAAAAGTGTATCTAACTGCCCGAAACCAATTAGAGATTGGAACAACCACTTTTGCTTGTAATTACcaggagaaaaaattgcatgatATCACAGTCCTGTAAATTACAGACtgattctgccgtgctcagtaagtacgccgtatgaatctagatgttgccaaatttcatttgataaaatgcgaattctctgaaaaactcgTGAAAATATCTCTTCCAGATTTTCAGAGGATTTGATTCGCACTTTCATCtagagtatctgaaaatttcgaggagaaacattcataattttctcgaaaaagacGTGCTTcctcgggagaaatttggcaacactcgattgcccatgcggcgtttttctttagcacgatAGGATTGCACTGCCTCGTAAGAGATTATGAATTTTATATAGGTATCACTGCGTCACGCTTAATTACCATTCTCTCGATTGAAATCGTCCAGTATCCGTTTCATGTATATTATTAGTTCCACTTCCatgtttaattatttcaagACAAAAAGTAGATTACACTTAGAAACGTTACCAAAATCAATCTTGCCTGTTTTGTACTTATGCAATGCGACTTTTAGCCACGATTGTTTGTTACCATTTTGTTAAGTCTCTTAAATTTACCAAATACAACTCATTTGCTCAATTATTTCCGTCCATTGcttgaatttattttcagtcTTGATTGAGGGGTGTAGCATATCAATCGAACCGTATTATTTTGTCGTATTCATTCCGTTTTTGTGTTAATCAAAATAATGGAAAAGCTGATTTTCCATTtcgtggaaattttgacacatttATGTAAcattggtaaaataaaatggatgtatttctgtcaaacagaactatgtgcaatatacatcatgacgtgagccttgttatgcatatattcttatgggcctcggggctcatgtctcaatgcacatcattccgtttagtagaaatacgtcaaaatggACTGATCGTGAGTTCAACAGGAATGCACCAAGCCGCGTCATAtttgaaccgagaaaaataggtttgaaGTTATCCATGCCTTTGCCAAATCCAATTTCATGGACAACATTAAAGGAATTTCCAcgtgcaaaatatttttttcgacttcgcatttttgacatgaaaaaatgtaccagtttaattcaaaattaatcCCTACtccttttttcccaaaatggaaCTTGGTGCGTCTCTCTTAAGCTCGATCCAAATGATGGGCTTCATTCCCATGGACCTAACGCTTTTTTACCACCCTGCTGCTCCTTTTACTCTGGGGTAATTTCTCGCTTTGctaaaacaacaaattttcgTCAAtgaatactttttcaatatcttAAACGAGGTTTGTCACAAATTGCAAGGGAATCatattttttcacataaatttgCAAAAAGTATGTGGTGACCTATTGAACCAAAAACCAAATTATAGGCAAGCCAAAGAAGATACAATATCTGAGCCAGTCTCCTTCAAACTAGACCGTGTTTATTCAAAACattgttgggttttttttcttttggtatGTATAAGCCCACGTAACTACTTACTGAAGTTAATATATTTAGATATCACAAGTGAGCCCAAGAAACATTAATGCTCAATGTGTAGCTGTAGAGAGCGCGCACTAATTAGGAAGATAAAGAAGCCCGCGGTAAGTGGTGCACCACTTAAAGGACATTCTAAATATTACATTTATAACAGGGAaccattcttcatttttgataTCCGAACTGATAATTGCTGTGCAAATAAGAAATCCGATAATCCATACTTAACGTTCCAATTTTGTTGTAAACTGGGTACAATGAATGAGTAAGAATGAAAGTGACAATACATATGCCAACTACATGCTTGAGGCAATTACCTAACTGAAGTTAACAAACCTGAGAATAAAGCCTCTGCTTACTCGTATACTACAGCTAAGCCGAACCCATCTTTTCATACAGCAGAGGCTGATAGAGTAACGTTTAGAGCGCGATTTGTCTCAAGGAGACTTGTTTTTTCGTGAgcagaatttttgaatttacaaaTCAAAATAATGTCAAATAGCTCAGTTGGaacgcgttaagcagaaagaaaccaagtcacatcataTTATCAAATTAAATTGGGCATTTTCATAGTTTACATGAAAATGAGTGTacggatttttatgcaaatttcagtgaattatctgcacagtgcgaagaaaattccttaaaattttcaaaggaacccgcacaaacgttctcttgtgaaaaattaaattgtccagtgaAATTTGGCGCACCAGATTtatacctgatgtggcttggttcctttctgcgaaACGCTGTCCAATTGGTACTTAATGATACAACAATGATATtgatggctaacgaacaataccaCCTATCTGCAAGCTGACGATAttgcagaacgaagagaaaacttggccattttttgtaattttaaggttagatgTGCTTTTTATGATACCTTACAGCGTCAT contains:
- the LOC109032550 gene encoding cuticle protein 7 produces the protein MFRPCVFLLACSLTLALVAGQYFGDDGGDGGHHEDHHYHHEPAHYEFHYAVHDKHTGDIKHQHESRHGDTVHGEYSLVEPDGHIRTVKYNADHKTGFHAHVSRKEYH